A genome region from Bosea sp. BIWAKO-01 includes the following:
- a CDS encoding ABC transporter substrate-binding protein, whose protein sequence is MTLSRRNLLQIAAAAAASGSLSAPAAAQTKSINIGLSSAAAMLDLVRTSSGPDFEVVRQIFDTLLTRNEETGEFTPNLATSWRLVDDVTWQFKLREGVTFHNGEPFNAEAVAFSVMRYLKPELKSPHAGVLSFIEKVDVIDASTVNIVTKKPYPVFLVHMAVGSTGMIIIMPPKYIAEKGDDNFAKNPVGTGPYRFIRAVPGSSITLESNEAYWRGKPAITQVNYRFVPENSTRVSALIAGDLDIIENVPTDLIGLIEKSGKAKVAVSETSGLCLMMQLNPASHPALANKQVRKAMNHAVDIDTILKSLLGGRVNRRALPVYPGAVAAKKDLPLYKYDPALAKKMLADAGYAKGFELDAFTSNGRYAADYAIAQAYVEYLGEVGIKVNLRPMEWATLVGNMAKRQAGPMYQIGWSFREGDVFKLKAALHPASPYSTFQNAEFGALIDQAEVTMVPEKRAELWGKAQELLLDEAPFIHAWQPFDLYGAANRVAWKQPIVPMFIFDMDLK, encoded by the coding sequence ATGACGCTGTCACGCCGTAACCTATTGCAAATCGCTGCCGCTGCTGCCGCATCGGGCAGCCTCTCGGCTCCTGCCGCGGCGCAGACAAAGTCAATCAATATCGGGCTCTCATCCGCCGCCGCCATGCTCGACCTCGTTCGCACGAGCAGCGGTCCGGATTTCGAAGTCGTTCGGCAAATCTTCGATACGCTGCTGACGCGTAATGAAGAGACGGGAGAATTCACGCCTAACCTAGCCACGAGCTGGCGCCTGGTCGATGACGTGACCTGGCAGTTCAAGCTGCGCGAAGGTGTCACATTCCACAATGGTGAGCCGTTCAACGCCGAGGCCGTTGCATTCAGCGTGATGCGCTACCTCAAGCCTGAGCTGAAATCCCCGCATGCGGGCGTTCTGAGCTTTATCGAAAAAGTCGATGTGATCGACGCATCGACCGTCAATATCGTGACGAAGAAGCCCTACCCGGTTTTCCTTGTTCATATGGCCGTCGGATCCACGGGCATGATTATCATCATGCCGCCGAAATACATTGCGGAAAAAGGCGACGACAACTTCGCAAAGAACCCCGTGGGAACGGGCCCTTATCGCTTCATTCGCGCAGTGCCCGGCAGCTCGATCACCCTGGAGAGCAACGAGGCGTATTGGAGGGGCAAGCCAGCGATCACCCAAGTCAATTATCGCTTCGTGCCAGAGAATTCGACGCGTGTTTCGGCCCTGATCGCGGGCGATCTCGACATCATCGAAAACGTTCCGACCGACCTCATCGGGCTGATCGAAAAGTCAGGCAAGGCCAAGGTCGCCGTGAGCGAAACGAGCGGTCTCTGCCTCATGATGCAGTTGAACCCCGCTTCCCACCCCGCGCTTGCCAACAAGCAGGTCCGCAAGGCGATGAACCATGCGGTCGACATCGACACGATCCTGAAATCACTGCTTGGCGGCCGGGTCAACCGACGCGCCTTGCCCGTATACCCGGGAGCGGTCGCGGCGAAGAAAGACCTGCCTCTCTATAAATATGATCCGGCGCTCGCCAAGAAAATGCTGGCGGATGCCGGTTACGCGAAGGGGTTCGAGCTGGACGCCTTCACGTCAAATGGCCGCTACGCCGCCGACTATGCCATCGCGCAGGCATATGTTGAGTATCTCGGCGAGGTCGGCATCAAGGTGAATCTGCGCCCGATGGAATGGGCGACGCTCGTCGGCAATATGGCCAAACGCCAGGCGGGGCCGATGTACCAGATCGGCTGGAGCTTCCGTGAGGGAGATGTTTTCAAGCTCAAGGCAGCTCTTCATCCGGCGTCGCCCTACTCGACCTTTCAGAATGCCGAGTTCGGCGCACTCATAGATCAGGCCGAAGTCACGATGGTGCCCGAGAAACGGGCCGAACTGTGGGGGAAGGCGCAGGAGCTTCTGCTTGACGAAGCGCCCTTCATCCATGCCTGGCAGCCTTTTGATCTGTATGGGGCCGCCAACCGCGTCGCGTGGAAGCAGCCCATCGTGCCCATGTTTATCTTCGACATGGATCTGAAGTAG
- a CDS encoding LysR family transcriptional regulator, with translation MDLRHLEAFVAVATLGSFKAAGNRLRLTQPAISSRIQSLETALGEELFVRNVRPARLTDLAKRILPLAQEMLELSLRISPSKTSGEARRVERLRLGLNSSLVSYWSPLIFDRLRSNIDNISIVFDVDISQHLIEKMRGGMLDICLMHAASDIAGMRRHFVRELRTIWVARAGLVPGNRLSTEELVGYNLFTFGPDSPSRTAFDAHLRAKNLWPTPYHVSNHADVIINQIKWGKSIGLLIHDSVRHELERGELVELQTEFKANSHPIWICHPITKSNSLLNQCVGHIIKFVSNDLDR, from the coding sequence TTGGATTTGCGGCATCTTGAGGCTTTTGTAGCGGTCGCTACCCTGGGTAGCTTCAAGGCTGCCGGAAACCGCTTACGCCTCACGCAGCCTGCAATATCGTCACGGATCCAGTCACTGGAAACGGCGCTGGGTGAAGAGCTCTTCGTGAGGAACGTCCGCCCTGCGCGCCTCACCGATCTGGCGAAACGCATACTGCCGCTCGCCCAGGAGATGCTTGAACTCTCGCTGAGGATTTCGCCGTCGAAGACGAGCGGAGAAGCCAGGCGGGTCGAGCGGCTCCGCCTCGGCTTGAATAGCAGCCTCGTCTCTTATTGGTCGCCGCTGATATTCGATAGGTTGAGAAGCAATATTGATAATATATCTATCGTTTTCGACGTCGACATCAGTCAGCATTTGATCGAAAAAATGCGTGGCGGAATGTTGGATATCTGTTTGATGCACGCTGCCAGTGATATTGCAGGCATGCGACGGCATTTTGTGCGCGAGTTGAGAACCATCTGGGTAGCGAGGGCGGGATTGGTCCCGGGAAATAGGCTCAGCACCGAGGAACTGGTGGGTTACAACCTGTTCACTTTCGGCCCGGACTCGCCTTCCAGAACCGCCTTCGATGCGCATCTTCGTGCAAAAAATCTCTGGCCAACCCCGTATCATGTATCGAATCATGCTGATGTTATAATAAATCAAATAAAATGGGGAAAATCTATTGGATTGCTGATTCATGACTCAGTTCGTCATGAGCTTGAGCGAGGCGAATTGGTCGAGTTGCAGACGGAATTCAAGGCAAATAGTCATCCAATCTGGATTTGTCATCCGATTACAAAAAGTAATTCGCTCCTCAACCAATGTGTTGGCCATATCATTAAATTTGTTTCCAACGATCTGGATCGATAG